Proteins found in one Melospiza georgiana isolate bMelGeo1 chromosome 1, bMelGeo1.pri, whole genome shotgun sequence genomic segment:
- the VOPP1 gene encoding vesicular, overexpressed in cancer, prosurvival protein 1 produces MKRFHPGVALLLSLLWECTEAKKHCWYFEGLYPTYYICRSYEDCCGSRCCVRALSIQRLWYFWFLLMMGVLFCCGAGFFIRRRMYPPPLVEEPTFNVSYTRQPVNTASGSQQPGVPYYTDPGGPGMNPMAMAFHVQPNSPQGNPVYPPPPSYCNTPPPPYEQVVKSST; encoded by the exons tgTACAGAGGCCAAAAAGCATTGCTGGTACTTTGAAGGATTATATCCTACATATTATAT ATGTCGCTCCTATGAGGATTGCTGTGGCTCAAGATGCTGTGTAAGAGCTCTCTCTATCCAGCGACTATGGTATTTTTG GTTCCTTTTGATGATGGGAGTTTTGTTCTGTTGTGGAGCTGGTTTCTTTATCCGAAGGCGGATGTACCCTCCTCCATTAGTAGAAGAACCTACTTTTAATGTGTCTTACACCAGACAACCAGTCAACACTGCATCAG gGTCACAACAACCTGGAGTGCCGTATTACACAGACCCAGGCGGACCTGGGATGAATCCCATGGCCATGGCTTTCCACGTGCAGCCCAACTCCCCACAAGGAAACCCGGTTTACCCACCCCCACCTTCCTATTGCAACACACCACCTCCCCCATATGAGCAGGTGGTGAAATCCTCCACATGA